The following proteins come from a genomic window of Enterobacter chengduensis:
- the fkpB gene encoding FKBP-type peptidyl-prolyl cis-trans isomerase, whose protein sequence is MSKSVQSNSAVLVHFTLKLDDGSTAESTRNNGKPALFRLGDTSLSEGLEQQLLGLKEGEKKAFSLEPDAAFGVPSPDLIQYFSRREFMDAGEPEIGAIMLFTAMDGSEMPGVIREINGDSITVDFNHPLAGRTVHFDVEVLEIDPALEA, encoded by the coding sequence ATGTCTAAATCCGTACAGAGCAACAGCGCGGTTCTCGTTCACTTCACGCTGAAGCTGGATGATGGCTCCACGGCTGAATCCACCCGCAATAACGGTAAACCGGCCCTGTTTCGTCTTGGCGATACCTCCCTGTCTGAAGGTCTTGAGCAGCAGCTTCTGGGTCTGAAAGAGGGTGAGAAAAAAGCCTTTTCGCTGGAGCCGGATGCCGCGTTTGGCGTGCCAAGCCCGGACCTGATCCAGTATTTCTCGCGCCGTGAATTCATGGACGCGGGTGAGCCGGAAATCGGGGCGATTATGCTCTTTACCGCTATGGACGGCAGCGAAATGCCTGGCGTGATCCGCGAAATTAACGGTGACTCCATTACCGTTGATTTCAACCATCCGCTTGCCGGGCGTACCGTTCATTTTGATGTTGAAGTGCTGGAAATCGATCCGGCACTGGAGGCCTGA
- the ispH gene encoding 4-hydroxy-3-methylbut-2-enyl diphosphate reductase: MQILLANPRGFCAGVDRAISIVENALEIYGAPIYVRHEVVHNRYVVDSLRERGAIFIEQISEVPDGAILIFSAHGVSQAVRNEAKSRDLTVFDATCPLVTKVHMEVARASRRGEESILIGHAGHPEVEGTMGQYSNPEGGMYLVESPEDVLTLNVKNEARLSFMTQTTLSVDDTSDVIDALRQRFPKIVGPRKDDICYATTNRQEAVRALAERADVVLVVGSKNSSNSNRLAELAQRMGKAAFLIDDATDIQEAWVKSAACVGVTAGASAPDILVQNVISRLQELGGGEAVPLEGREENIVFEVPKELRIDAREVE, from the coding sequence ATGCAGATCCTGTTGGCTAACCCGCGCGGCTTCTGCGCCGGTGTAGACCGCGCTATCAGCATTGTTGAAAACGCGCTGGAGATCTACGGCGCGCCGATTTACGTGCGTCACGAAGTGGTGCACAACCGCTACGTGGTTGACAGCCTGCGCGAGCGCGGCGCTATCTTTATTGAGCAGATTAGCGAAGTGCCGGACGGTGCGATCCTGATCTTCTCCGCGCACGGCGTCTCGCAGGCGGTGCGTAACGAAGCGAAAAGCCGCGATCTGACCGTATTCGATGCCACCTGTCCGCTGGTGACTAAGGTGCATATGGAAGTGGCGCGCGCCAGCCGCCGTGGTGAAGAGTCGATTCTGATTGGTCACGCGGGTCACCCGGAAGTCGAAGGTACGATGGGCCAGTACAGCAACCCGGAAGGAGGCATGTACCTGGTGGAGTCGCCGGAAGATGTCCTGACGCTGAACGTCAAAAACGAAGCCCGTCTGTCGTTTATGACCCAGACAACGCTCTCCGTCGACGATACCTCTGACGTGATTGACGCCCTGCGTCAGCGCTTCCCGAAGATCGTCGGGCCGCGTAAAGACGATATCTGCTACGCCACCACCAACCGTCAGGAAGCGGTGCGCGCGCTGGCTGAACGGGCGGATGTGGTGCTGGTGGTCGGCTCTAAGAACTCCTCCAACTCCAACCGTCTGGCCGAACTGGCGCAGCGCATGGGTAAAGCGGCGTTTCTGATCGACGACGCGACGGATATTCAGGAAGCGTGGGTGAAAAGTGCGGCCTGCGTCGGCGTAACGGCCGGAGCTTCCGCGCCGGATATTCTGGTACAGAACGTCATTTCCCGTCTGCAGGAGCTGGGCGGTGGCGAAGCGGTGCCGCTGGAAGGACGCGAAGAGAACATCGTCTTTGAAGTGCCGAAAGAGCTGCGCATCGACGCCCGCGAAGTGGAATAA
- the dapB gene encoding 4-hydroxy-tetrahydrodipicolinate reductase, with translation MHDAQIRVAIAGAGGRMGRQLIQAALQMDGVALGAALEREGSSLLGTDAGELAGAGHTGVTVQSSLEAVKDDFDVFIDFTRPEGTLAHLALCRQHGKGMVIGTTGFDEAGKQAIQDASKEIAIVFAANFSVGVNVMLKLLEKAAKVMGNYTDIEIVEAHHRYKVDAPSGTALAMGEAIAHALDKDLKDCAVYTREGHTGERVPGTIGFATVRAGDIVGEHTAMFADIGERVEITHKASSRMTFANGAVRSALWLKEKKNGLFDMRDVLDLNNL, from the coding sequence ATGCATGATGCACAGATCCGTGTCGCCATTGCGGGCGCGGGTGGACGTATGGGCCGTCAGCTGATTCAGGCGGCACTTCAGATGGATGGCGTGGCGCTTGGCGCGGCGCTGGAGCGTGAAGGCTCGTCGCTTCTGGGCACCGATGCCGGTGAGCTGGCGGGCGCAGGCCACACGGGCGTTACCGTACAAAGCAGCCTGGAGGCGGTTAAGGATGACTTCGATGTCTTCATCGATTTTACCCGCCCGGAAGGAACGCTCGCGCATCTGGCGTTATGTCGCCAGCACGGCAAGGGGATGGTGATCGGCACCACAGGTTTTGACGAAGCGGGTAAGCAGGCCATCCAGGATGCATCGAAAGAGATTGCGATTGTCTTCGCGGCAAACTTTAGCGTAGGCGTTAACGTCATGCTGAAGCTGCTGGAGAAGGCTGCGAAGGTGATGGGCAACTACACCGACATTGAGATTGTTGAAGCGCACCACCGTTACAAAGTCGATGCGCCATCAGGCACGGCGCTGGCGATGGGCGAAGCGATTGCTCATGCACTCGATAAAGACTTAAAGGACTGCGCGGTCTACACCCGCGAAGGTCACACCGGCGAACGCGTCCCGGGCACCATCGGTTTCGCAACCGTACGTGCGGGTGACATCGTCGGCGAACACACCGCGATGTTCGCCGATATTGGCGAACGCGTTGAAATTACGCATAAAGCGTCCAGCCGAATGACGTTTGCTAACGGTGCCGTACGTTCCGCTCTGTGGCTAAAAGAGAAGAAAAACGGTCTTTTTGATATGCGAGATGTGCTCGATCTCAACAATTTGTAA
- the carA gene encoding glutamine-hydrolyzing carbamoyl-phosphate synthase small subunit, with translation MIKSALLVLEDGTQFIGRAIGATGSAVGEVVFNTSMTGYQEILTDPSYSRQIVTLTYPHIGNVGTNAADEESSQVHAQGLVIRDLPLIASNFRSTEDLSSYLKRHNIVAIADIDTRKLTRLLREKGAQNGCIIAGDNLDAALALEKAKAFPGLNGMDLAKEVTTAEAYSWTQGSWTLEGDLPEAKPESELPFHVVAYDFGAKRNILRMLVDRGCRLTIVPAQTSAEDVLKMNPDGIFLSNGPGDPAPCDYAIAAIKSFLETDIPVFGICLGHQLLALASGANTVKMKFGHHGGNHPVKDIDNNTVMITAQNHGFAVDEASMPANLRVTHKSLFDGTLQGIHRTDKPAFSFQGHPEASPGPHDAAPLFDHFIELIEQYRKTAK, from the coding sequence TTGATTAAGTCAGCGCTATTGGTTCTGGAAGACGGAACCCAGTTTATCGGTCGGGCCATAGGGGCAACGGGTTCGGCGGTTGGGGAAGTCGTTTTCAATACTTCAATGACCGGTTATCAAGAAATCCTCACTGATCCTTCCTATTCTCGCCAAATCGTTACTCTTACTTATCCTCATATCGGCAATGTCGGCACCAATGCGGCTGACGAAGAGTCCTCTCAGGTACATGCGCAAGGCCTGGTCATTCGCGACCTGCCGCTGATTGCCAGCAACTTCCGCAGCACCGAAGACCTCTCTTCCTACCTGAAGCGCCATAACATCGTGGCGATTGCCGATATCGATACCCGTAAGTTAACGCGTCTGCTGCGCGAGAAGGGTGCACAAAACGGCTGCATCATCGCGGGTGATAACCTCGATGCGGCCCTGGCGCTGGAAAAAGCGAAAGCCTTCCCGGGCCTGAACGGCATGGACCTGGCGAAAGAAGTGACAACCGCTGAAGCCTACAGCTGGACGCAGGGTAGCTGGACGCTGGAAGGCGACCTGCCGGAAGCGAAACCAGAGAGCGAGCTGCCGTTCCACGTGGTGGCCTACGATTTTGGCGCCAAGCGCAACATCCTGCGCATGCTGGTTGACCGCGGCTGCCGCCTGACGATTGTGCCGGCGCAAACGTCCGCCGAAGACGTGCTGAAGATGAATCCGGACGGTATTTTCCTGTCCAACGGTCCTGGCGACCCGGCGCCGTGCGATTACGCCATCGCCGCCATCAAGTCCTTCCTGGAAACCGACATTCCGGTATTCGGCATCTGCCTCGGCCATCAGCTGCTGGCGCTGGCGAGCGGTGCAAACACCGTCAAGATGAAGTTCGGCCACCACGGTGGCAACCACCCGGTGAAAGACATTGATAACAACACGGTGATGATCACCGCGCAGAACCACGGCTTTGCCGTCGATGAAGCGTCAATGCCGGCTAACCTGCGCGTGACGCACAAATCGCTGTTCGATGGCACCCTGCAGGGTATCCACCGTACCGATAAGCCAGCGTTCAGCTTCCAGGGCCACCCGGAAGCCAGCCCGGGCCCGCACGACGCCGCGCCGCTGTTCGATCACTTCATCGAACTTATCGAGCAATACCGTAAGACCGCTAAATAA
- the carB gene encoding carbamoyl-phosphate synthase large subunit, with amino-acid sequence MPKRTDIKSILILGAGPIVIGQACEFDYSGAQACKALREEGYRVILVNSNPATIMTDPEMADATYIEPIHWEVVRKIIEKERPDAVLPTMGGQTALNCALELERQGVLEEFGVTMIGATADAIDKAEDRRRFDVAMKKIGLDTARSGIAHNMEEALAVAAEVGYPCIIRPSFTMGGTGGGIAYNREEFEEICERGLDLSPTKELLIDESLIGWKEYEMEVVRDKNDNCIIVCSIENFDAMGIHTGDSITVAPAQTLTDKEYQIMRNASMAVLREIGVETGGSNVQFSVNPKTGRLIVIEMNPRVSRSSALASKATGFPIAKVAAKLAVGYTLDELMNDITGGRTPASFEPSIDYVVTKIPRFNFEKFAGANDRLTTQMKSVGEVMAIGRTQQESLQKALRGLEVGATGFDPKVSLDDPEALTKIRRELKDAGAERIWYIADAFRAGLSVDGVFNLTNIDRWFLVQIEELVRLEEKVAELGINGLDADFLRMLKRKGFADARLAKLAGVREAEIRKLRDQYDLHPVYKRVDTCAAEFATDTAYMYSTYEDECEANPSIDRDKIMVLGGGPNRIGQGIEFDYCCVHASLALREDGYETIMVNCNPETVSTDYDTSDRLYFEPVTLEDVLEIVRIEKPKGVIVQYGGQTPLKLARALEAAGVPVIGTSPDAIDRAEDRERFQQAVDRLKLKQPANATVTAIEQAVEKAKEIGYPLVVRPSYVLGGRAMEIVYDEADLRRYFQTAVSVSNDAPVLLDRFLDDAVEVDVDAICDGEMVLIGGIMEHIEQAGVHSGDSACSLPAYTLSQEIQDVMRQQVQKLAFELQVRGLMNVQFAVKDNEVYLIEVNPRAARTVPFVSKATGVPLAKVAARVMAGQTLAQQGVTKEIIPPYYSVKEVVLPFNKFPGVDPLLGPEMRSTGEVMGVGRTFAEAFAKAQLGSSSTMRKSGRALLSVREGDKERVVDLAAKLLKQGFELDATHGTAIVLGEAGINPRLVNKVHEGRPHIQDRIKNCEYTYIINTTAGRQAIEDSKLIRRSALQYKVHYDTTLNGGFATAMALNADATEKVISVQEMHAQISK; translated from the coding sequence ATGCCAAAACGTACAGACATAAAAAGCATCCTGATCCTTGGCGCTGGCCCGATCGTCATCGGCCAGGCCTGCGAATTCGACTACTCCGGCGCCCAGGCCTGTAAAGCCCTGCGTGAAGAGGGTTACCGCGTTATCCTGGTCAACTCTAACCCGGCAACTATCATGACCGACCCGGAAATGGCTGATGCGACCTACATCGAGCCGATTCACTGGGAAGTGGTACGCAAAATCATCGAGAAAGAGCGTCCGGACGCGGTGCTGCCGACCATGGGCGGCCAGACGGCGCTCAACTGCGCGCTGGAGCTGGAGCGTCAGGGCGTGCTGGAAGAGTTCGGCGTGACCATGATTGGCGCGACCGCCGACGCGATTGATAAAGCAGAAGACCGTCGCCGCTTCGACGTGGCGATGAAGAAAATCGGCCTCGACACCGCGCGCTCCGGCATCGCACACAACATGGAAGAGGCACTTGCCGTTGCGGCTGAAGTGGGCTATCCGTGCATCATCCGTCCATCGTTCACCATGGGCGGCACCGGCGGCGGTATCGCCTACAACCGCGAAGAGTTCGAAGAGATTTGCGAACGCGGTCTGGATCTTTCTCCAACCAAAGAGTTGCTGATTGATGAGTCGCTGATTGGCTGGAAAGAGTATGAGATGGAGGTGGTGCGTGATAAAAACGACAACTGCATCATCGTCTGCTCCATCGAAAACTTCGATGCGATGGGTATCCACACCGGCGACTCCATCACCGTTGCGCCAGCCCAGACTCTGACCGACAAAGAGTACCAAATCATGCGTAACGCCTCGATGGCGGTACTGCGTGAAATCGGCGTGGAAACCGGCGGCTCAAACGTGCAGTTCTCGGTGAACCCGAAAACCGGCCGTTTGATTGTTATCGAAATGAACCCGCGCGTGTCCCGTTCCTCCGCGCTGGCCTCGAAAGCGACCGGCTTCCCGATTGCCAAAGTGGCGGCCAAGCTGGCAGTGGGTTATACCCTCGACGAGCTGATGAACGACATTACCGGTGGCCGCACGCCAGCCTCCTTCGAGCCGTCCATTGACTACGTTGTGACCAAAATTCCACGCTTTAACTTCGAGAAGTTCGCGGGCGCGAACGACCGTCTGACCACCCAGATGAAATCGGTCGGCGAAGTGATGGCGATTGGCCGCACGCAGCAGGAATCCCTGCAGAAAGCGCTGCGCGGCCTCGAAGTGGGCGCCACCGGCTTTGACCCGAAAGTGAGCCTGGACGACCCGGAAGCGCTGACCAAAATCCGCCGCGAGCTGAAAGACGCGGGCGCAGAGCGTATCTGGTACATCGCCGATGCCTTCCGTGCGGGCCTGTCCGTCGACGGCGTGTTCAACCTGACCAACATTGACCGCTGGTTCCTGGTGCAGATTGAAGAGCTGGTGCGTCTGGAAGAGAAAGTGGCTGAGCTGGGCATCAACGGCCTGGACGCTGACTTCCTGCGTATGCTCAAGCGTAAAGGCTTCGCCGATGCGCGTCTGGCCAAGCTGGCGGGCGTGCGCGAAGCGGAGATCCGCAAGCTGCGCGATCAGTATGACCTGCACCCGGTCTACAAGCGCGTGGACACCTGTGCGGCAGAATTTGCGACCGACACCGCATACATGTACTCCACTTATGAAGACGAGTGCGAAGCGAACCCGTCCATCGACCGCGACAAGATCATGGTGCTGGGCGGCGGTCCAAACCGTATCGGCCAGGGCATCGAGTTCGACTACTGCTGCGTACACGCCTCGCTGGCGCTGCGTGAAGACGGTTACGAGACCATCATGGTCAACTGTAACCCGGAGACCGTCTCAACCGATTACGACACCTCTGACCGTCTCTACTTCGAGCCGGTGACCCTGGAAGACGTGCTGGAAATCGTGCGCATCGAGAAGCCAAAAGGCGTTATCGTGCAGTACGGCGGCCAGACTCCGCTGAAGCTGGCGCGCGCGCTGGAAGCGGCAGGCGTACCGGTTATCGGCACCAGTCCCGACGCGATTGACCGCGCCGAAGACCGCGAGCGTTTCCAGCAGGCGGTTGACCGTCTGAAGCTGAAACAGCCGGCGAACGCCACGGTGACGGCTATTGAACAGGCCGTTGAGAAAGCGAAAGAGATTGGCTACCCGCTGGTGGTGCGTCCTTCCTACGTCCTGGGCGGCCGCGCGATGGAAATCGTGTATGACGAAGCCGACCTGCGTCGCTACTTCCAGACGGCGGTGAGCGTGTCCAACGATGCGCCGGTGCTGCTCGACCGTTTCCTCGACGACGCGGTGGAAGTGGACGTTGACGCCATCTGCGACGGCGAAATGGTGCTGATTGGCGGCATCATGGAGCACATCGAGCAGGCGGGCGTGCACTCCGGCGACTCCGCCTGTTCTCTGCCAGCGTACACGCTGAGCCAGGAGATTCAGGACGTGATGCGCCAGCAGGTGCAGAAGCTGGCCTTCGAGCTGCAGGTTCGCGGCCTGATGAACGTCCAGTTCGCGGTGAAAGACAACGAAGTCTACCTGATTGAAGTCAACCCGCGTGCGGCACGTACCGTACCGTTCGTCTCTAAAGCCACCGGCGTACCGCTGGCGAAAGTGGCGGCGCGCGTGATGGCGGGCCAGACGCTGGCGCAGCAGGGCGTGACCAAAGAGATCATTCCGCCGTACTATTCGGTGAAAGAGGTGGTGCTGCCGTTCAACAAATTCCCGGGCGTTGACCCGCTGTTAGGGCCAGAAATGCGCTCTACCGGGGAAGTGATGGGCGTGGGCCGCACCTTCGCCGAAGCGTTCGCGAAGGCGCAACTGGGCAGTAGCTCCACCATGAGAAAATCAGGCCGTGCGCTGCTCTCCGTTCGTGAAGGCGACAAAGAGCGCGTGGTTGACCTGGCCGCCAAGCTGCTGAAACAGGGCTTCGAGCTGGACGCGACCCACGGTACCGCGATTGTGCTGGGTGAAGCCGGTATCAACCCGCGTCTGGTGAACAAGGTGCATGAAGGTCGTCCGCACATTCAGGACCGTATCAAGAATTGCGAATATACCTACATCATAAACACTACCGCAGGCCGCCAGGCGATTGAAGACTCCAAGCTGATTCGCCGCAGCGCGCTGCAGTATAAAGTGCACTACGACACCACCCTGAACGGCGGTTTCGCAACGGCCATGGCGCTGAACGCGGATGCCACCGAGAAGGTGATTTCAGTGCAGGAAATGCACGCGCAGATTAGCAAGTAA
- a CDS encoding YgdI/YgdR family lipoprotein has translation MQNKLLIASVLAATAMFTVAGCSSNQAVKTTDGKTIVTDGKPQVDDDTGLVSYKNAETGQTEQINRDQVKSMGELDN, from the coding sequence ATGCAAAATAAATTACTGATCGCTTCCGTTCTGGCTGCTACCGCAATGTTTACCGTGGCGGGCTGTTCGTCTAATCAGGCCGTAAAAACCACCGATGGCAAAACCATCGTCACCGACGGGAAACCGCAGGTGGATGACGATACCGGGCTGGTGTCGTACAAAAACGCCGAAACCGGTCAAACCGAGCAGATCAACCGTGACCAGGTGAAATCCATGGGCGAGCTGGATAACTAA
- a CDS encoding autotransporter outer membrane beta-barrel domain-containing protein translates to MRNKKFILNKTTRTLGKIFPALLIFTPVVAFAGTIDESTSVPQEFSTDTQYTINKDVTISSSGSESAVSVSGFSVTTVTNNGNISGTGKGLDINTSAQRVTLNNEEGATISSTDSTAVNIASMQGDIINNGNITAFDNGIYVSQESSAVNITNGATGVIKGKTGLNSRVGVAVNNEGTLTGTENDGINLSDGNTKITNTGTVQGAQNGIKVMDTAKVDITNTGSIGGGSTAIMFASSKNNTLVLNTGSSLTGDVISSVSTGNTITLAGTGIEDSNFVGLTEDDGFASLNMDGESWALSGDIDIIGSGNSLQVNSGDLVLSGTVANAGTTLVAKDASLQLGDGTKTATLSGGLTNNGTLIFNQGSNTAFATGITGSGNVEKVDSNTLTLKGKNTYTGDTVLHSGTTLVASGSVLGAKGSNATITINDGAQFATAGEVNNNINILTGGTLAAWNAIQGNDTLSVSGIDTVNGNVTNSGNLLLSAANNSVGNNFTINGDYTGSAGSQIVMSSTLGEDNSPTDHLTITGSSFGQSSVSVSNIGGLGAQTVNGMEIVSVGGSSEAQLTLAKPVVAGAWEYNLYQHNNGNWYLESKATPSDEPSDNTDDGDNTDDGDNTDNGGNTDNGGNTDNGGNTDNGGNTDNGGNTDNGDNGSNSGPEVMAPEVGAYLGNYLAAQSMFLHKRDDRDQITFRNEEDLNTWMYVKGRYHENNAGGDRVSYDTTTTVLQVGSDFMSKPMDNGILRAGGMFGAGQAKTHSDAKHNVRNAQGKVDGFNVGLYATWQEDQKLRLGSYVDTWAAYSWYNNKVTSNRNDEDYDSTGFAASVEVGHAWVIDSEKERTWKIEPQAQIIYSYLDQENHTDRDGVRVTTLDNDGLFGRLGVKSSYFQQKDVKAWQPHVAVNWLKGAGQNDLAFNGETVSNDTPEDRGQLELGVTGNLNETTTISLRASGEWGENSYAAYGGHILLNHRW, encoded by the coding sequence ATGCGCAACAAAAAATTCATATTAAACAAAACCACAAGAACACTTGGAAAGATATTTCCTGCCTTACTTATATTCACACCAGTTGTAGCCTTCGCTGGAACCATTGATGAATCCACCTCTGTCCCACAAGAATTTTCCACCGACACCCAGTATACCATTAATAAAGATGTCACCATCTCGTCCTCGGGAAGTGAGAGCGCAGTTTCTGTTTCAGGATTCAGCGTCACCACAGTGACTAACAATGGAAACATTTCTGGCACAGGTAAAGGCCTGGATATTAATACCTCCGCGCAACGCGTGACCCTGAATAATGAGGAAGGCGCGACCATCTCCTCTACCGACTCTACGGCCGTTAACATCGCGTCAATGCAAGGGGATATTATCAACAACGGAAATATTACCGCCTTCGACAATGGCATTTATGTCAGTCAAGAATCTTCAGCGGTAAATATTACTAATGGCGCCACCGGGGTTATTAAAGGTAAAACAGGCCTGAATTCACGCGTCGGCGTTGCGGTAAATAACGAAGGCACGCTTACCGGCACAGAGAATGATGGTATTAACCTGAGCGATGGTAACACCAAAATCACCAATACCGGAACCGTACAGGGCGCGCAGAACGGTATTAAGGTAATGGATACGGCGAAAGTCGATATCACCAACACCGGTTCGATTGGCGGTGGCAGCACGGCAATCATGTTTGCCAGCAGCAAAAATAATACGCTGGTGCTTAACACGGGTTCTTCACTGACTGGCGATGTAATTTCTAGCGTCTCTACAGGAAATACAATCACTCTGGCAGGTACCGGCATAGAAGACAGCAATTTTGTTGGCTTAACGGAAGACGATGGCTTTGCTTCTTTGAATATGGACGGGGAAAGCTGGGCGCTCTCAGGTGATATCGACATTATTGGTTCCGGCAATTCGCTTCAGGTCAACAGCGGTGATTTAGTCCTTTCTGGTACCGTCGCGAATGCCGGTACTACCCTCGTTGCCAAAGATGCGTCTCTCCAGCTTGGCGATGGCACGAAAACCGCAACGCTGAGCGGGGGCCTGACCAACAATGGCACCCTTATTTTTAATCAGGGCAGTAATACCGCGTTCGCTACCGGCATTACCGGTAGTGGCAATGTTGAAAAAGTGGATTCCAACACCCTGACGCTAAAAGGCAAGAACACCTACACGGGTGATACCGTTCTGCATAGCGGCACGACTCTGGTGGCTTCAGGTTCAGTCCTGGGTGCCAAGGGAAGCAACGCAACCATCACAATTAACGATGGCGCTCAGTTTGCCACTGCTGGCGAAGTAAACAACAATATCAACATCCTCACGGGTGGTACGCTGGCTGCATGGAATGCGATTCAGGGTAACGATACGCTGAGCGTTTCAGGTATCGATACGGTCAATGGCAACGTCACCAACAGTGGCAATCTTTTACTCAGTGCAGCCAATAACAGCGTAGGCAACAATTTCACCATTAACGGCGACTATACCGGCTCTGCGGGCAGTCAGATCGTGATGAGCAGCACCCTGGGTGAAGATAACTCGCCAACCGATCATCTCACCATTACCGGCAGCAGCTTTGGTCAGTCCAGCGTTAGCGTTAGCAACATTGGCGGTCTGGGTGCGCAAACCGTTAACGGCATGGAAATTGTCAGCGTTGGCGGCAGCTCCGAAGCCCAGTTGACCCTTGCCAAACCGGTGGTTGCCGGTGCGTGGGAATATAATCTCTATCAGCACAACAACGGCAACTGGTACCTGGAATCAAAGGCTACGCCTTCTGATGAACCTTCTGATAATACCGATGATGGCGATAATACCGACGACGGCGATAACACCGACAATGGCGGCAACACCGACAATGGCGGCAACACCGACAACGGCGGTAACACCGACAACGGCGGCAACACCGACAACGGCGGTAACACCGACAACGGCGACAATGGCAGCAACAGCGGTCCTGAGGTCATGGCTCCTGAGGTCGGCGCTTACTTAGGCAACTACCTTGCCGCGCAGAGCATGTTCCTCCACAAGCGTGACGACCGCGATCAGATCACCTTCCGTAATGAAGAAGACCTCAATACCTGGATGTACGTCAAAGGTCGCTACCATGAAAACAATGCTGGCGGCGACAGAGTCAGCTATGACACCACCACCACCGTCCTTCAGGTCGGCAGCGACTTCATGAGCAAGCCGATGGACAACGGTATTCTGCGTGCGGGTGGCATGTTCGGGGCAGGTCAGGCGAAGACCCACTCTGATGCAAAACACAACGTCCGCAACGCGCAGGGCAAAGTGGATGGCTTTAACGTCGGCCTGTATGCAACCTGGCAGGAAGATCAGAAGCTGCGTCTGGGCAGCTATGTTGATACCTGGGCCGCATACAGCTGGTACAACAATAAAGTGACCAGCAATCGCAACGATGAAGACTACGACAGCACCGGTTTTGCCGCATCTGTTGAAGTGGGTCATGCGTGGGTGATTGACTCAGAGAAAGAGCGCACCTGGAAGATCGAACCGCAGGCACAGATCATCTACAGCTATCTGGATCAGGAAAACCACACCGATCGCGACGGCGTGCGGGTGACAACGCTGGACAACGACGGTTTGTTTGGTCGTCTGGGCGTCAAATCAAGCTACTTCCAGCAGAAAGACGTGAAAGCCTGGCAGCCGCACGTTGCCGTGAACTGGCTGAAGGGTGCGGGTCAAAACGATCTGGCGTTTAACGGCGAGACCGTCAGCAACGATACGCCGGAAGATCGTGGACAGTTAGAGTTGGGCGTTACCGGCAACCTGAATGAAACCACGACGATCTCCCTGCGCGCCAGCGGCGAGTGGGGCGAAAACAGCTATGCTGCCTATGGCGGCCATATCCTGCTGAACCACCGCTGGTAA
- the kefF gene encoding glutathione-regulated potassium-efflux system oxidoreductase KefF: MILIIYAHPYPQHSHANKRMLEQVRTLDNVEIRSLYQLYPDFNIDIAAEQEALSRADLIVWQHPMQWYSTPALLKLWIDKVFSHGWAYGHNGNALKGKSLLWAVTTGGGESHFDIGSFPGFDVLAQPLQATALYCGLNWLPPFAMHCTFVCDDETLQAQARHYKQRLLEWQEAHHG; the protein is encoded by the coding sequence ATGATACTCATAATTTACGCGCACCCTTATCCGCAGCACTCGCACGCGAATAAGCGGATGCTTGAGCAGGTAAGGACGCTTGATAACGTAGAGATACGCTCCCTCTATCAACTTTATCCCGATTTTAATATTGATATCGCCGCCGAACAGGAGGCGCTTTCCCGTGCCGATCTGATTGTCTGGCAGCATCCCATGCAGTGGTACAGCACGCCCGCGCTGCTGAAGCTGTGGATTGATAAAGTCTTCTCCCACGGCTGGGCGTATGGCCACAACGGCAATGCGCTAAAAGGGAAAAGCCTGTTGTGGGCGGTCACCACCGGTGGAGGCGAAAGCCACTTTGATATCGGTTCTTTCCCGGGCTTTGACGTCCTGGCACAGCCGTTGCAGGCGACCGCGCTCTATTGTGGGCTGAACTGGCTCCCGCCTTTTGCCATGCACTGCACGTTTGTTTGCGACGATGAAACGCTGCAGGCGCAGGCTCGGCATTATAAACAACGCTTACTTGAGTGGCAGGAGGCGCACCATGGATAG